The Oceanidesulfovibrio indonesiensis genome contains a region encoding:
- a CDS encoding HGGxSTG domain-containing protein — protein sequence MSVGGTEGQMKNDNINPMHSRENPAFLSSPRCGAKTRKGIPCKAPAVRGKKRCRMHGGAKGSGAPKGNRNAYKHGFCTAEAKNERDFARNLLADLRRT from the coding sequence ATGTCGGTGGGGGGAACGGAGGGCCAAATGAAAAATGACAACATCAACCCCATGCACAGCAGGGAGAACCCGGCTTTCCTGAGTTCTCCGCGCTGCGGCGCCAAGACCCGAAAGGGCATACCTTGCAAAGCTCCCGCAGTGCGCGGCAAGAAACGCTGCAGGATGCACGGCGGCGCGAAGGGCTCCGGAGCTCCGAAAGGGAACCGGAATGCGTACAAGCATGGGTTTTGTACGGCAGAGGCGAAGAATGAGCGCGATTTTGCGCGGAATCTTTTAGCAGACCTTAGAAGGACGTAA